From Medicago truncatula cultivar Jemalong A17 chromosome 7, MtrunA17r5.0-ANR, whole genome shotgun sequence, a single genomic window includes:
- the LOC120576949 gene encoding F-box/LRR-repeat protein At3g26922, whose amino-acid sequence MSSAPDLQNLKVHNVGDGKDMISDLHGDILHYILSLLPTKDVIRTSVLATKWRYLWTNLSVFDFEIGYVVSYDSKSKPVDYLFDQVDKLLHKSNCVERLCISTQRVFVGVGKVSTFISSVVKHKVQDLKISVEYLEGTYVLPNRFTASYALNKLHLEFPCTLHIPSGICFPGLKTLVVSNVIFGNEKSVERLFLGCPVLQELTLDNCYWMNTRDIHFAISTLRKLTIYSDHCYLDYNNHSDKCTITIDVENLLSLCCTSNPEVEFFLVKPTSIVDAYIHLGCFNPKETQVSGQRAIELLSGLSSVKSLKLSEDFLQCLKFSEDTIQLLPSFQNLTLLFLRANTFTSEVVMDILLKTPNLKALHFHVGSVSFIHLEDDWPLLSVPCCFKYSLKSFCVSDFRGLEQHIQFINFVLKNAKVLEEIRIVCSSDITTYLDNIRSQLQAVCPESCLMTFQ is encoded by the exons ATGTCATCTGCACCAGATTTGCAAAATCTCAAAGTCCATAATGTGGGTGACGGGAAAGATATGATTAGCGACTTACATGGCGATATTCTGCACTATATTCTATCTTTGCTCCCTACCAAAGATGTTATAAGAACTTCCGTATTAGCAACAAAGTGGAGGTATTTATGGACTAACTTATCCGTCTTTGACTTTGAAATTGGTTATGTTGTGTCATATGATTCAAAGTCAAAGCCCGTGGATTACCTCTTCGATCAAGTGGACAAATTACTTCACAAATCTAATTGTGTAGAAAGACTCTGCATTAGTACACAAAGAGTTTTCGTCGGTGTAGGTAAAGTTAGTACTTTTATATCTTCTGTTGTGAAGCACAAAGTACAAGATCTTAAAATTTCCGTAGAATATCTAGAAGGTACGTATGTGTTACCCAATAGGTTCACAGCCTCATATGCATTAAACAAGCTGCATTTAGAATTTCCTTGCACACTACATATTCCTAGTGGTATTTGTTTTCCTGGTCTGAAAACATTAGTAGTTTCAAATGTTATCTTTGGAAATGAGAAGTCGGTTGAACGACTCTTCTTAGGGTGTCCTGTTCTACAAGAGTTGACCTTGGATAATTGTTATTGGATGAATACAAGGGATATCCATTTTGCAATTTCTACATTAAGGAAGTTGACCATCTATTCTGACCATTGTTATCTAGATTATAATAATCATTCCGACAAATGTACAATCACAATTGATGTTGAGAATCTTTTATCTCTATGTTGCACAAGCAATCCAGAAGTAGAGTTTTTCCTTGTTAAACCAACCTCCATAGTTGATGCATATATACATCTTGGGTGTTTTAATCCAAAAGAAACACAAGTTTCAGGTCAACGTGCAATTGAGCTATTGAGTGGACTTAGTAGTGTAAAATCTCTCAAATTATCAGAGGATTTTCTTCAg TGTCTTAAGTTTTCAGAGGATACTATTCAGCTTCTTCcttcatttcaaaatttgacACTTCTGTTTCTGAGGGCTAACACTTTCACTAGTGAAGTAGTAATGGACATTCTCCTAAAGACTCCTAATCTGAAAGCTCTTCATTTTCACGTG gGATCTGTGTCATTCATACATCTTGAAGACGACTGGCCATTACTTTCAGTGCCTTGCTGTTTCAAATATTCTCTCAAATCATTTTGCGTTTCAGATTTTCGTGGACTTGAACAACATatccaatttattaattttgttttaaaaaatgccAAAGTTTTAGAAGAGATCCGGATAGTGTGTTCGAGTGATATAACAACTTATCTCGATAATATCAGAAGCCAGTTGCAAGCTGTATGCCCCGAAAGCTGTCTCATGACATTTCAgtag
- the LOC25497707 gene encoding psbP-like protein 1, chloroplastic isoform X2: protein MASLQTSPTLHRTLFQNSFPQKHGSSSSSSSTFRRREGISFIVKAEQELSSSSTGRRQAIAIAATAPLVFLFNQSSISFAADNKSGFQPVVDRKDGYQFVYPFGWQEVVIEGQDKVFKDVIEPLENVSVTMIPTSKQDIKEFGSPEQVAATLIKKVLAPPNQKTKIIQATEREIDGKAYYQFEFVAQAPNYTRHALSAVSIGNGKFYTLTTGANERRWGKMKDRLNTIVESFQLFKV from the exons ATGGCATCCCTTCAGACTTCACCTACACTTCACAGAACTCTCTTTCAAAACTCTTTCCCTCAG AAGCAtggtagtagtagtagtagtagtagtacttTTCGTAGAAGAGAAGGCATTTCCTTCATTGTCAAAGCTGAACAAgaactttcatcttcttcaacag GAAGGCGCCAAGCGATTGCCATTGCAGCTACTGCCCCATTAGTTTTTCTGTTCAACCAATCCTCAATTTCTT TTGCCGCCGATAATAAGTCAGGATTTCAGCCAGTTGTGGATAGGAAAGATGGATATCAGTTTGTCTACCCTTTTGGATGGCAG GAAGTAGTGATTGAAGGTCAAGATAAGGTGTTCAAAGATGTTATCGAACCACTCGAAAACGTCAGCGTAACAATGATCCCAACAAGCAAACAGGATATTAAAGAATTTGGGTCCCCTGAACAG GTTGCTGCAACTCtgataaaaaaagttttggCACCTCCAAACCAGAAAACAAAGATAATTCAAGCAACTGAG CGTGAGATTGACGGAAAAGCATATTATCAATTCGAATTCGTTGCTCAGGCTCCAAACTACACTCGACATGCTCTCAGCGCAGTCTCCATTGGCAATG gTAAGTTTTACACCTTGACTACAGGAGCAAATGAGAGAAGATGGGGAAAGATGAAAGACAGATTGAACACCATAGTAGAATCCTTCCAACTTTTCAAAGTTTGA
- the LOC25497707 gene encoding psbP-like protein 1, chloroplastic isoform X1: MASLQTSPTLHRTLFQNSFPQKHGSSSSSSSTFRRREGISFIVKAEQELSSSSTDISGRRQAIAIAATAPLVFLFNQSSISFAADNKSGFQPVVDRKDGYQFVYPFGWQEVVIEGQDKVFKDVIEPLENVSVTMIPTSKQDIKEFGSPEQVAATLIKKVLAPPNQKTKIIQATEREIDGKAYYQFEFVAQAPNYTRHALSAVSIGNGKFYTLTTGANERRWGKMKDRLNTIVESFQLFKV; this comes from the exons ATGGCATCCCTTCAGACTTCACCTACACTTCACAGAACTCTCTTTCAAAACTCTTTCCCTCAG AAGCAtggtagtagtagtagtagtagtagtacttTTCGTAGAAGAGAAGGCATTTCCTTCATTGTCAAAGCTGAACAAgaactttcatcttcttcaacag ATATATCAGGAAGGCGCCAAGCGATTGCCATTGCAGCTACTGCCCCATTAGTTTTTCTGTTCAACCAATCCTCAATTTCTT TTGCCGCCGATAATAAGTCAGGATTTCAGCCAGTTGTGGATAGGAAAGATGGATATCAGTTTGTCTACCCTTTTGGATGGCAG GAAGTAGTGATTGAAGGTCAAGATAAGGTGTTCAAAGATGTTATCGAACCACTCGAAAACGTCAGCGTAACAATGATCCCAACAAGCAAACAGGATATTAAAGAATTTGGGTCCCCTGAACAG GTTGCTGCAACTCtgataaaaaaagttttggCACCTCCAAACCAGAAAACAAAGATAATTCAAGCAACTGAG CGTGAGATTGACGGAAAAGCATATTATCAATTCGAATTCGTTGCTCAGGCTCCAAACTACACTCGACATGCTCTCAGCGCAGTCTCCATTGGCAATG gTAAGTTTTACACCTTGACTACAGGAGCAAATGAGAGAAGATGGGGAAAGATGAAAGACAGATTGAACACCATAGTAGAATCCTTCCAACTTTTCAAAGTTTGA
- the LOC120576948 gene encoding F-box/LRR-repeat protein At4g14103, translating into MGGILSSPAGLHKLQIQKHNAGDEKDMISNLPDDILHYILCFLPIQDVVRTSILATKWRYLWTNVSVINFEIGHVKSYDSKSVDYLDQVDKILHKSNCVVRICVKTQGGIVGVAKVSTFISSVVKHKVHDLKISLKYLKGTDVLPNRFTASHTLNKLHLKFPRALDIPSGISFPGLKTLVVSKVYFRNEKSVEQLFLGCPVLQELTLDNCHWMNIRDIHFAISTLRKLTIYSYRRHLDYYNHSGKCTITIDVKNLLSLCCQSDPEVEFFLVKPTSIVDADIDLGCCTLPDKHYSGQCAIELLSGLSSVKSLSLSDGSLQYLEYSKETLHHLPSFQNLTHLLLRTNTFTSEVVTGILLKTPNLKALHIHTRFESFMDLEDDWTLLSVPYYRYWLTLFWLNVCSMRAVLLLFKEISGLKVNFRKNMLTGVNVNDSWEMVNATDKLRWTLDTAHGYSVREAYRFITSHGDHLDRNLVDNVWHRHIPLRKRRVTYFYLAVILLSYGRWYRLG; encoded by the exons ATGGGAGGCATATTGTCATCTCCAGCAGGCTTACATAAGCTCCAAATCCAAAAACATAACGCGGGCGATGAGAAAGATATGATCAGCAATTTACCTGATGATATTCTGCATTATATTCTTTGTTTTCTCCCTATCCAAGACGTTGTCCGAACTTCCATATTAGCAACAAAGTGGAGGTATTTATGGACCAACGTATCCGTCATTAACTTTGAAATTGGTCATGTTAAGTCATACGATTCAAAGTCGGTGGATTACCTAGATCAAGTGGACAAAATACTTCACAAATCTAATTGCGTAGTAAGAATCTGCGTTAAAACACAAGGAGGTATCGTTGGTGTAGCTAAAGTTAGTACTTTTATATCTTCTGTTGTGAAGCATAAAGTACACGATCTTAAAATTTCCCTAAAATATCTAAAAGGTACGGATGTGTTACCCAATAGGTTCACTGCATCACATACATTAAACAAGCTGCATTTAAAATTTCCTCGCGCTCTAGATATTCCTAGTGGTATTTCTTTTCCTGGTCTGAAAACATTAGTAGTTTCAAAGGTTTACTTCAGAAATGAGAAATCGGTTGAACAACTCTTCTTAGGGTGTCCTGTTCTACAAGAGTTGACCTTGGATAATTGTCATTGGATGAATATAAGGGATATCCATTTTGCAATTTCTACATTAAGGAAGTTGACCATCTATTCATACCGTCGTCATCTAGATTATTATAATCATTCCGGCAAATGTACAATCACAATTGATGTTAAGAATCTTTTATCTCTATGTTGCCAAAGCGATCCAGAAGTAGAGTTTTTCCTTGTTAAACCAACCTCCATAGTTGATGCAGATATAGATCTAGGGTGTTGCACTTTACCAGACAAACATTATTCTGGCCAATGTGCAATTGAGCTATTGAGTGGATTAAGTAGCGTAAAGTCTCTCAGCTTATCAGATGGATCTCTTCAg TATCTTGAGTATTCAAAGGAGACTCTCCATCATCTTCcttcatttcaaaatttgacACATCTGCTTCTGAGGACTAACACTTTCACTAGTGAAGTAGTAACGGGCATTCTTCTAAAGACTCCTAATCTGAAAGCTCTTCATATTCATACG CGATTTGAGTCATTCATGGATCTTGAAGACGACTGGACATTACTTTCAGTGCCTTACT ATAGATACTGGTTGACACTATTTTGGTTAAACGTGTGTTCTATGCGTGCGGTTTTGCTTTTGTTCAAGGAAATTTCTGGTTTAAAGGTCAATTTCCGCAAAAATATGCTTACTGGTGTCAATGTTAATGATTCGTGGGAGATG GTTAATGCTACCGATAAATTGAGATGGACTCTTGACACTGCTCATGGATATTCGGTGCGAGAGGCCTACCGCTTTATTACTAGTCATGGGGATCACTTGGATAGGAATCTCGTCGACAATGTTTGGCATAGGCACATACCG TTAAGGAAACGGCGGGTCACCTATTTTTATCTTGCGGTAATTCTTTTATCTTATGGTCGTTGGTATCGTCTTGGATAA